The nucleotide sequence aattttaattatatatgaGGGGTCGCTTCCCcgagcttttattttctccgCGAGCCGGTGTTTCTAGCCGAAAGATAAAGCTATTTTCATGGACGCGCGCTATCTCAATGCGTGGCACTCATCGGAGAGATGGACGGAGATGAggagagtgggagagagagagagagagagagagagagagagagagagagagagagagagagagagaagcgagtttGCAGTACGTTCCGCAAACATGCCTTGCAATTGCGAGAGCAGAGATTGAAGTAAACTGCCGGGAGATGCTCCGAACTTTAATTACTCTGTCCTCGAGCTTGCGCAGCTTTctcctccccctctctctctcactcggagCAAATAACGTCAGACTCTTCTCGACGACTCGCGAGCTGTGGCATCAGAGCCTTTCCTGTCTGGCGATGTCTCTTGAGCTTCACGCACACGAAAAATGGGATGAAGGCATACACGGTCTACGTGCCTATTATTGTGCGGGTATTTTCATCAGAGCTGTGGCTTGCTACTTTCGCTCCGTCGCTTCGTCGGCGGCGAGTAGTTCTTGTAGTGGTTCAGCCGATCGACGAATACGCGAAACTCGGTGTGCGGCTCCTCGACGCAAGTGAAGATGAACCGGCCGTCGTTGAAGTAGCGACGGTACGGGATCGAGTAGATGCACTTCCAGCCGAAGCTTTCGGCTATGTTTGCCGTGTATCTGTGGATTCGGAGACGCACAAGGCTTGTTTAATTTCATCGCGATATCGCGTACACGACGACACAACTAGTCGACCAAcctgctgctgcagtcgaTCCTGAAGAGCCTGTAGGCCATGTCCCTCGCCAGGATCCAGCTCTCCTCGACGAGCTTCCTGGCTATGCCCCTGCCCTGGTGCTCCGGATGCACCGCGAGATAGGCGCACTCGAAGACGCTGTCGATGCAGTAGACGTTCCACAGGTCGGCTTGCCTCGAGCAGAAAATCGAGAACTCGATGAGGTCTCTGGCCTCCCGACGCTCACAGCAAGTCTCGGCCAGCTTGGCGTTCTTCTCGTTGTCGAACGGCCGGCTGTCGACGTTCACGGCCGCGCCGACGATGCAATCGCCATTGACCAGGTCCTCCGCGATGAGGCTCATACCCTCGCGGATGCTCTTGTCCATCAGGTGGACGAGCGTCGGATTCGGCTGGCCTGAGAGATTTCCGCCGATGTTGACGATCGAGGGCTCGCTCCGGAAATACGTGTCCGCCATGAAACGCATGAGCCGCGAGTAGTCCTGCGGATAGGCCACGCGCAGTTTGTACTGCGGACGCTGCCGATGAGCCGTTGAATAAATTAACGAACGAAGCAAACGAGGCCGAATATATGCTGATAAATTATTTCGTTCGTTTGCACACGCTTACCGGCTTCGAGCGACAGGTTATGCTCCGGATGAGGTTACAATTAGCTGAGCGGCTCCGAACGAGCTTTCGCAGGGCCGGAATCATTTTGAAGCTTTCCAAGTGCAGGACTTTAATTGGAGAttggaaattaaaatatcattaTACCGCTGCTGCATCGGCAGATCGTAATGTATCACTCGGAGGTAATTTTGATCCTCGGCTTTGTATTATGTTGAGCCTTTTAATATCCCCTCGCTGTTTACGCACTTCAGACTTATCGGATGAAATGCGAGGAATGACGCATATAAACTCGTTATtgatattgatattttttgaatatGCACGCAACAAAAGCTCGTGCGCGTTACGTTTTTTACTACACGAGAATGCTCTTTCAATCTCGTTAAAACTCGCGCATATACGAAATCAtaccataataataataacataaaTAAACATGAAATCTCTTTCTTTTACGCATCGGAGATATTTCGGCGCAGGTGCGAAAACGCGCGCGGCAATACATCATAAGATCTCTATATGACGCCGAGAGGGAAAGCCGACAGCGACGACATTATTAATGTCCATTAATCAAGCGCGCAGCGCGACGTGTAAACAGCGAGCGGTTCTTCCGAGCGCGCAGAAGTGTCATTAACGCGCGCAAAACTAGATCGCCATCAAACTCCAATCTCTCGCCGCGGAATATGTGTGTACAGGGTATATACCCGCCGATGCATTGgtttcggctgctgctgcaggtgaTTGATGGCCGCTTCgagcttcttttataattaGATTCGAATTATAATCGTTCCGGGAATTAGGCGATTCGCGTCGTGTATTGATTTTCTCGCGCGGAGAACGTTTACTGTAAAACGCATGCAGGTGACGGTCAGCCAGCCTGATGTATTGGCGGCAAATGATGGATTCTCATCGGattgaatacaaaaatattaatacttTTCGGTACTGTTGTTAGATATAAggatgaagaaaaagaagcgatGCCTGTCTCGTGCAAAAATACATCCATATATTTCCTTCAGAGCTATACAACActactatattatataagaagtatagacaatatttattaaaactactACAATGGCATGAAGGTACACCGTGTGTGGCATCGATCGCACTCGTCAGTCTTATATAGTCGGGATAAGAAAAGCATCTCGCGCACTACTCCTCGACGAACCTGTAGGCCAGCCTAGTCCTCGACTTGGGTTTCTTCTTGCCGGCGTGCCCCGTCATTTCCATATGATCGACACCGGGTGGTTTGACGCCTCTGTAGTTTGCCGGCAGCATCTCGGCTTCGGGTTCCAGAGCACAGTTGCTCGGCTCCTCGAGTCTCTCCGCCTCCACCTTCGCCTCCTGCTCCTCCGGCTCCTCGTCCTCTTCAACGCCGAACTGTTCCAGGTCGAACTCGGAGTAGTCGTCTTCTTCCGTCGGTACCTGCAGCTGTCTCGGCTCGTCCCTCGCCGCTCTTATGGCGATGACGCAGCTCGCGCAGACTATCAGACAAGCTCTCGACaggattttcattttatcgCGACTGCAAAGCGACTGTGCTCGCCGGGCGTGGAATTCCGCGCCTTTTATATCAACTGCGACAACCGGGTAGTAGGAGGTGTGTTACGGAATGCACATAGCCACGAGGCTGGATGTGTTGCGCCTACGCTGTGTGTTGGAGAAATTCTATAGAATATAGGTGCTCTGGCTTTTTTGTCGAATATcttggagaaaaaaatcgcttacTATTTAGACAAACAGCTAGTTGTAGCTCAACTTTTCAGTGATACAATGCTATAAGAAATAATGGAGCATGTAATTTAAAGATGAGAGAACGCGTAACTgcaagaatttttcaaaaatgctTAAAAGTGTAATCGCAATGCCGCTTAAAAGATGAAAAGCTATTTCAGAAACGAAAAGTAATATCAAGCTCCGACAAGGCTCAggaaattgttgaaaaattgAGCTATTTAAAAACCGTCGGATAAAAAGTGTCGCTGATTCCTTTACTTTTATTTAGTCACTACGCTCAGAAGTTCCAAATCTTTTTCCACGAGAACTCATCGAATTATTCGTTCGTCTCATCGAGTTTTCATTAACTcgtaaa is from Nasonia vitripennis strain AsymCx chromosome 1, Nvit_psr_1.1, whole genome shotgun sequence and encodes:
- the LOC103316019 gene encoding uncharacterized protein LOC103316019 encodes the protein MIPALRKLVRSRSANCNLIRSITCRSKPRPQYKLRVAYPQDYSRLMRFMADTYFRSEPSIVNIGGNLSGQPNPTLVHLMDKSIREGMSLIAEDLVNGDCIVGAAVNVDSRPFDNEKNAKLAETCCERREARDLIEFSIFCSRQADLWNVYCIDSVFECAYLAVHPEHQGRGIARKLVEESWILARDMAYRLFRIDCSSRYTANIAESFGWKCIYSIPYRRYFNDGRFIFTCVEEPHTEFRVFVDRLNHYKNYSPPTKRRSESSKPQL